In Phyllobacterium zundukense, the following are encoded in one genomic region:
- a CDS encoding ABC transporter permease: MNHRIFSLVMSRLLIAVITLVIVSFAVFFATMMLPGDTATILLGQAATPEAVAGLRTAMHLDEPAIIRFIRWFGGLVTGDLGTSYANDMPIADLIAGRFINTLKLAGVTALFSVPIALTLGITAAMMRGSLYDRVVTILTIGVISVPEFMVATSAVLVFAVYLKWLPALSFANEVHSITDLLRVYAMPVITLTFVVSAQMIRMTRAAVVETLNTPYVEMALLKGASRQRIVLKHALPNALGPIVNAVALSLSYLLGGVIIVETIFNYPGIAKLMVDAVATRDLPLIQSCAMIFCLGYLILITLADILAILSNPRLR, encoded by the coding sequence ATGAACCATCGGATCTTCTCTCTTGTGATGAGCAGGCTGCTCATCGCCGTAATTACGCTGGTAATCGTATCCTTCGCGGTGTTCTTCGCCACGATGATGCTCCCCGGCGACACGGCAACTATCCTGCTTGGCCAGGCCGCAACGCCCGAGGCCGTCGCGGGCCTTCGCACGGCCATGCATCTGGATGAGCCGGCGATTATCCGATTCATCCGGTGGTTCGGAGGGCTCGTCACAGGCGATCTCGGAACGTCCTACGCCAACGACATGCCGATCGCCGATCTTATCGCCGGACGCTTCATCAACACGTTGAAGCTCGCTGGTGTGACCGCCCTGTTCTCGGTTCCGATCGCTCTTACGCTCGGGATTACCGCTGCCATGATGCGCGGCTCGCTTTACGACCGGGTTGTCACCATACTGACGATCGGTGTTATATCGGTTCCGGAATTCATGGTAGCGACTTCGGCCGTCCTCGTCTTCGCCGTCTATCTCAAATGGCTGCCGGCCTTGTCCTTTGCCAACGAGGTTCACTCGATCACCGATCTGTTGCGCGTCTATGCGATGCCGGTCATCACGCTCACTTTTGTCGTTTCCGCTCAGATGATCCGCATGACCCGTGCTGCGGTAGTCGAAACGCTGAACACGCCCTATGTCGAGATGGCCCTGCTCAAGGGCGCATCGCGCCAGCGGATCGTACTGAAGCATGCCCTTCCCAACGCACTTGGCCCGATCGTCAACGCCGTGGCCCTGTCGCTGTCTTACCTTTTGGGCGGTGTGATCATTGTCGAGACGATCTTCAACTATCCCGGCATAGCAAAACTGATGGTCGATGCCGTCGCCACCCGCGACCTGCCTCTGATCCAGAGTTGCGCGATGATCTTTTGTCTTGGTTATCTGATCCTGATCACGCTTGCCGACATTCTTGCCATCCTTTCAAATCCGAGGCTGCGATGA
- a CDS encoding ABC transporter permease, with protein MTIDTAKMPAAGRMGYRFNLVGMLALAVILLWGFVAVFAHLLIPYPVGEIVDVDYFGPMSTQFWLGSDYLGRDMFSRIVMGARYTVGISVAAVAIACTTGVVLGMIAAVSGGWTDTLLSRFLDAMSSIPSKLFGLVVVAAVGSSIPVLIFTLSVIYIPGAYRFARALAVNINAMDFITVARTRGENVFYIIRSEILPNILGPVLADLGLRFVFIVLLLSGLSFLGLGVQPPYADWGALVRENIGGLPFGAPAVMFPSIAIASLTISVNLLIDNLPYKIRDRSVQ; from the coding sequence ATGACAATAGATACCGCAAAAATGCCGGCGGCAGGCCGCATGGGCTACCGCTTCAATCTTGTCGGGATGCTGGCCCTTGCCGTCATTCTCCTCTGGGGGTTTGTCGCCGTCTTCGCCCATCTCCTCATCCCCTATCCGGTCGGAGAGATCGTCGACGTCGACTACTTCGGCCCGATGTCGACACAGTTCTGGCTGGGATCGGACTATCTTGGCCGTGACATGTTCTCACGCATTGTGATGGGCGCGCGCTACACCGTCGGAATCTCGGTGGCCGCCGTGGCGATCGCCTGTACGACGGGCGTCGTACTCGGCATGATCGCAGCCGTCAGCGGTGGCTGGACCGACACTTTGCTCAGCCGGTTTCTCGACGCCATGAGCTCAATCCCAAGCAAGCTGTTCGGCCTGGTTGTCGTCGCTGCGGTCGGATCGTCGATCCCGGTTCTGATCTTCACGCTGTCCGTCATCTACATCCCGGGCGCCTATCGCTTCGCCCGCGCTCTGGCCGTGAACATCAATGCCATGGATTTCATCACGGTTGCTCGTACGCGGGGCGAGAACGTTTTTTACATCATTCGTTCCGAAATCCTGCCGAACATCCTCGGTCCAGTGCTGGCTGATCTCGGCCTTCGTTTCGTCTTTATCGTGCTGCTGCTTTCCGGGCTCTCCTTCCTCGGTCTCGGCGTCCAGCCGCCCTATGCCGATTGGGGCGCGCTCGTGCGCGAGAATATCGGCGGCCTGCCTTTTGGCGCCCCGGCGGTCATGTTCCCGTCGATCGCGATCGCCAGTCTTACCATCAGCGTCAACCTGCTGATCGACAACCTGCCTTACAAGATCCGCGACCGGAGTGTACAATGA
- a CDS encoding ABC transporter ATP-binding protein — MTNLVEIRDLKVEAKTDSGRIVEIIKGVSFDVAEGEIVALIGESGSGKTTVALTLMGHARPGCRISGGSVKLAGKDMARLSEKARARVRGTEVSYVPQSAAAAFNPAATIMEQVIEITRIHDLMPAAKAKARAIELFRALSLPEPDTIGERYPHQVSGGQLQRLSAAMALIGDPKIVIFDEPTTALDVTTQIEVLRAFKAVMRRGGIAGVYVSHDLAVVAQIADRIVVLKGGEVQEAGSTEQILSDAKHPYTRELLAAFEPKARGAAPVVSEARPILEIENIVAGYGTIQSNGLPLICAVRSVSLTVEKGRNLGIIGESGCGKSTLARTIAGILPSSGGRVIFDGQELAPSASKRTHEQLREMQIVFQYADTALNPAKSIEDIIARPLTFYHGMDGATRNKRITALLDMVQLPSSVRNRRPAELSGGQKQRVNFARALAADPKLILCDEITSALDTVVAAAVIELLKELQRELGLSYIFISHDISVVEAICDEIVVMYAGEKVEQLMPSATAKSPQHPYSQLLFSSVPKLDPHWLDCLERDPELVRAYCQR; from the coding sequence ATGACCAATCTCGTTGAAATCCGCGATCTGAAGGTTGAGGCCAAGACAGACTCCGGCCGCATTGTCGAGATCATCAAAGGGGTGAGCTTCGATGTGGCGGAAGGCGAAATCGTTGCGCTCATCGGCGAAAGCGGATCGGGAAAGACCACGGTCGCTTTGACCTTGATGGGACATGCCCGCCCAGGCTGCCGCATTTCCGGCGGTAGCGTTAAGCTTGCCGGCAAGGATATGGCCCGGCTTTCCGAAAAGGCGCGGGCCCGTGTCCGCGGCACCGAAGTCTCCTATGTTCCACAAAGTGCGGCAGCAGCTTTCAATCCTGCCGCAACGATCATGGAGCAAGTTATCGAGATTACCCGCATTCATGACCTCATGCCCGCCGCCAAGGCAAAGGCCCGCGCGATCGAACTCTTCCGGGCGCTGTCCCTGCCGGAGCCCGACACGATCGGCGAGCGTTATCCGCATCAGGTCTCGGGTGGCCAATTGCAGCGCCTTTCCGCGGCAATGGCGCTAATCGGCGATCCGAAGATCGTGATCTTCGACGAGCCGACGACAGCGCTCGACGTTACGACCCAGATCGAGGTCCTACGTGCCTTCAAGGCCGTAATGCGTAGGGGTGGTATCGCGGGGGTTTACGTCTCCCATGATCTTGCGGTCGTGGCCCAAATCGCAGACCGGATCGTCGTGCTGAAAGGCGGCGAGGTGCAGGAGGCAGGCAGCACTGAGCAAATCCTGTCGGATGCGAAGCACCCCTATACGCGCGAACTGCTCGCTGCTTTCGAACCTAAGGCACGAGGCGCAGCCCCGGTCGTTTCGGAAGCACGTCCCATTCTTGAGATTGAGAACATCGTCGCCGGCTACGGTACCATCCAGAGCAACGGGCTGCCGCTCATCTGTGCTGTGCGTTCAGTGAGTCTGACGGTGGAAAAAGGCCGCAATCTTGGCATTATCGGTGAATCCGGCTGCGGAAAATCGACTCTTGCCCGGACAATTGCCGGCATTCTACCTAGCTCCGGCGGCAGGGTCATTTTTGATGGCCAGGAGCTTGCACCAAGTGCTTCCAAGCGTACACACGAGCAATTGCGCGAGATGCAGATCGTCTTCCAGTATGCCGATACAGCGCTCAACCCCGCCAAATCGATCGAGGACATAATTGCACGTCCCCTCACCTTCTATCACGGCATGGATGGCGCGACGCGCAACAAGCGGATTACTGCGCTTTTGGACATGGTTCAGTTGCCCAGTTCGGTCCGCAATCGGCGGCCCGCGGAACTGTCCGGCGGGCAGAAGCAGCGAGTGAATTTCGCCCGTGCCCTTGCCGCCGATCCGAAGCTGATCCTGTGCGACGAGATTACCTCGGCACTTGACACCGTCGTGGCCGCCGCCGTCATCGAACTATTGAAAGAACTGCAGAGGGAACTGGGTCTCTCCTACATTTTCATCAGCCATGACATTTCGGTGGTGGAAGCGATCTGTGACGAAATCGTCGTCATGTATGCGGGGGAAAAGGTGGAGCAACTGATGCCGTCGGCCACAGCCAAGAGCCCCCAACACCCCTATTCGCAACTGCTGTTTTCTTCGGTTCCCAAACTCGATCCGCATTGGCTCGATTGCCTGGAACGGGATCCGGAACTGGTTCGCGCCTATTGCCAGCGCTGA
- a CDS encoding Lrp/AsnC family transcriptional regulator, giving the protein MKLDRIDIKILYELQKNGRITNVELAELVNLSPSPCLIRVKKLEAEGYIVGYSAQVNVAKLGQTLTVFTEITLKNHRQIDFSRFLAAVEKVEQVIECHLVSGGYDYLVKFVTAGIGEYQTIMERLTDLDIGIDKYFSFVVLKSPIVKAHMPLTSLFRH; this is encoded by the coding sequence ATGAAGCTGGACCGGATCGACATCAAGATTCTCTACGAGTTGCAAAAGAACGGCCGCATCACCAATGTCGAGCTGGCCGAACTCGTCAATCTGTCGCCGAGTCCCTGCCTGATACGGGTGAAGAAGCTGGAGGCAGAAGGCTATATCGTCGGCTATTCGGCGCAGGTGAACGTCGCCAAGCTCGGCCAGACCCTGACGGTATTTACCGAGATCACGTTGAAAAACCACCGGCAGATCGATTTCTCCCGCTTTCTCGCCGCAGTCGAGAAAGTTGAACAGGTCATCGAGTGCCATCTGGTTTCCGGCGGTTACGATTATCTTGTGAAGTTCGTCACCGCCGGGATCGGCGAGTACCAGACCATAATGGAACGGCTGACCGACTTGGATATCGGCATCGACAAATATTTCAGCTTCGTCGTGCTGAAGTCACCGATCGTCAAGGCGCATATGCCACTGACAAGTTTGTTTCGGCACTGA
- a CDS encoding NAD(P)/FAD-dependent oxidoreductase produces MPAPLQKIETNQALPDSADAVVIGGGIVGAFAAYYLARRGLKVALLEKGRVGAEQSSRNWGWCRQQNRDARELPIATKSLDLWEKFAADTGEDTGFRRCGLLYLSNDDAELEGWARWGTFARSAGVTTHTLDSAQASERGSASGRIWKGGVFSPSDGTADPSRAAPAVARAIMALGGSVHQHCAARGIETTGGRLSAVVTEKETIRTPVAVMAGGAWASSFCRQFHVRFPQASIRSSILSVSGGADLPDALHTAHISITKRGDGGYTLAISGRGRVDPTPQQIRFTPQFLPMFLRRWRSLAPGSAEGWRSGHETLARWRLDAPTPMERMRILDPAPDQSTIALTYRRACELLPSLAKSHVTAAWAGYIDSTPDGVPGIGEIDSVPGFILAAGFSGHGFGIAPGAGHMVADLVTGADHLVDPSPYHPKRFKTAAWGKVSDF; encoded by the coding sequence ATGCCCGCCCCGCTTCAGAAGATAGAAACAAACCAGGCTCTGCCTGACAGCGCCGACGCGGTCGTGATTGGAGGCGGTATCGTCGGCGCCTTTGCCGCGTACTACCTTGCGCGCCGGGGCCTCAAAGTCGCACTGCTTGAGAAAGGCCGGGTTGGCGCCGAGCAGTCGAGCCGAAATTGGGGCTGGTGCCGGCAACAGAACCGGGACGCGCGAGAACTTCCGATCGCCACGAAAAGTCTCGATCTGTGGGAGAAGTTTGCGGCAGACACTGGCGAAGACACTGGTTTCCGGCGCTGTGGTCTGCTTTATCTCAGCAATGATGACGCGGAACTTGAAGGCTGGGCCCGTTGGGGAACCTTTGCGCGATCAGCAGGCGTGACAACGCATACGCTCGATAGCGCTCAGGCGAGCGAGCGCGGCAGCGCCAGCGGTCGCATCTGGAAAGGCGGCGTCTTCTCGCCCTCCGACGGCACCGCTGACCCATCGCGCGCCGCTCCCGCCGTCGCCCGTGCGATCATGGCCCTCGGCGGAAGCGTCCATCAGCACTGCGCCGCGCGCGGCATAGAGACGACGGGTGGACGCTTGAGCGCCGTTGTAACCGAGAAAGAGACAATCCGAACGCCGGTAGCCGTCATGGCCGGCGGCGCCTGGGCTTCGTCTTTCTGCCGGCAGTTCCACGTCCGGTTCCCACAGGCTTCTATCCGGTCGTCGATTCTGTCTGTTTCGGGCGGAGCGGATCTCCCTGACGCCCTGCACACAGCTCATATTTCAATTACAAAACGTGGGGATGGTGGCTACACCCTCGCGATCAGCGGGCGTGGGCGGGTGGACCCGACCCCGCAGCAAATCCGCTTTACCCCGCAATTCCTGCCGATGTTCCTCCGGCGCTGGCGCAGCCTTGCGCCCGGAAGCGCCGAAGGTTGGCGTTCCGGCCACGAAACCCTGGCGCGCTGGCGGCTCGACGCGCCGACCCCGATGGAGAGAATGCGGATTCTCGATCCGGCGCCAGATCAGAGCACGATCGCATTGACCTATCGCCGCGCCTGTGAACTTCTACCATCGCTGGCCAAATCTCACGTTACCGCAGCCTGGGCGGGTTATATCGACAGCACCCCCGACGGCGTGCCCGGCATTGGTGAGATCGACTCCGTCCCGGGGTTCATACTCGCAGCTGGGTTCAGCGGCCATGGGTTTGGCATTGCCCCAGGTGCCGGCCATATGGTCGCCGATCTTGTCACCGGCGCGGATCATCTGGTCGACCCAAGTCCCTATCACCCGAAACGCTTCAAAACTGCGGCTTGGGGAAAGGTTTCGGATTTCTAA
- a CDS encoding D-amino acid dehydrogenase produces the protein MKVIVLGAGIVGVTSAYQLAKSGHEVIVVDRQPGPALETSFANAGEVSFGYCSPWAAPGIPTKAMKWLFMQHAPLILRPKVDTAMLSWLAKMLSNCTSKRYAINKSRMLRLADYSRVSLAALRVETSIAYDERMQGTLQLFRTQQQLDASGKDVNALAADGIPYEVLDRDGCIRVEPALKHVCEKIVGGLLTPKDETGDCFKFANGLAKKAEVLGVRFSWGTEIKGLDIENGRVRGVVTNRERLSADAVVVALGSYSPLLLKRYGLKLPVYPVKGYSLTIPITDASRAPESTVMDETYKIAITRLGDRIRVGGMAEISGYNNDLGQARRRTLEHSVMDLFPGGDANKATFWSGLRPMTPDGTPVIGPTKIAGLFLNAGHGTLGWTMSSGSARVIADLVTGRKPDIDVTDLAIARYA, from the coding sequence ATGAAAGTTATCGTTCTAGGCGCCGGCATCGTCGGCGTGACGTCGGCCTATCAGCTTGCCAAGTCCGGGCACGAGGTGATCGTTGTTGATCGCCAGCCGGGTCCGGCGCTGGAGACGAGCTTTGCCAATGCCGGCGAAGTGTCGTTCGGCTACTGCTCGCCCTGGGCCGCTCCCGGCATACCGACGAAGGCGATGAAGTGGCTCTTCATGCAGCACGCACCGTTGATCCTGCGGCCGAAGGTCGATACCGCGATGCTGTCGTGGCTGGCCAAGATGCTCTCCAACTGCACATCAAAACGCTACGCGATCAACAAAAGCCGAATGCTGCGGCTCGCCGACTACAGCCGCGTTTCGCTCGCGGCGTTGCGCGTCGAAACAAGCATCGCCTATGACGAACGAATGCAGGGCACGCTGCAACTGTTCCGCACACAGCAGCAACTCGACGCCTCGGGCAAGGACGTGAACGCGCTGGCCGCCGATGGCATTCCTTACGAAGTGCTCGACCGCGACGGCTGTATCCGCGTCGAGCCGGCGCTGAAGCATGTGTGCGAGAAGATCGTCGGCGGCCTTTTGACACCGAAGGATGAAACCGGCGATTGCTTCAAATTCGCCAATGGGCTGGCGAAGAAGGCAGAAGTGCTTGGCGTACGCTTCTCTTGGGGCACGGAAATCAAGGGGCTGGATATCGAAAACGGCCGGGTGCGCGGCGTCGTGACCAACCGCGAAAGGCTGTCTGCCGATGCCGTCGTGGTCGCGCTCGGTAGCTATTCGCCCCTGCTCCTGAAGCGTTACGGCCTCAAGCTGCCCGTCTATCCTGTCAAGGGCTATTCGCTGACGATTCCGATTACCGATGCCTCCCGTGCTCCGGAATCGACGGTGATGGACGAGACCTACAAGATCGCCATCACGCGGCTTGGGGACCGTATCCGCGTCGGCGGCATGGCGGAAATTTCCGGCTATAATAACGATCTCGGCCAGGCACGCCGCCGCACACTAGAACATTCGGTGATGGATCTCTTTCCCGGTGGTGACGCCAACAAGGCTACGTTCTGGTCGGGTCTGCGACCGATGACCCCGGATGGCACGCCGGTGATTGGCCCGACCAAGATCGCCGGCCTATTCCTCAACGCCGGCCACGGCACGCTCGGCTGGACGATGAGTTCCGGCTCGGCTCGAGTGATTGCCGATCTCGTCACCGGCCGCAAGCCGGATATCGACGTCACCGACCTGGCAATTGCGCGGTATGCCTGA
- a CDS encoding IS6 family transposase gives MTRSPVSYKRHRFPPALIAHTVWLYYRFPLSLRLVEEMLLERGIVVSYETIRCWAKKFGPDYAHRLRRKQPSSSDIWRLDEVVITIAGRKHWLWRAVDQEGYVLDEIVQNRRNTKAAKRLLVRLLKKQGVAPKRMITDKLRSYAAAKRQIMPTLEHRSHKGLNNRAENSHLPLRKRERVMQTFRSSGSLQRFLSAFSAVRNLFVPPRTKRTALALHLHRMSALAHWKSVTAITA, from the coding sequence ATGACCCGATCACCCGTCAGCTATAAACGTCACCGCTTTCCACCGGCACTTATCGCCCATACGGTCTGGCTCTACTACAGGTTCCCATTAAGCTTGCGACTCGTCGAGGAAATGCTATTGGAGCGCGGGATCGTTGTTTCTTACGAGACCATCCGATGTTGGGCAAAGAAGTTCGGCCCGGACTATGCTCATCGTCTGCGCAGGAAGCAGCCAAGCTCAAGCGACATTTGGCGCTTGGATGAAGTCGTCATCACCATCGCCGGCAGGAAACACTGGCTCTGGCGTGCCGTCGATCAGGAGGGCTACGTGCTCGACGAAATCGTTCAGAACCGCCGCAATACCAAGGCTGCCAAACGCTTGCTTGTTCGTCTGCTGAAAAAGCAGGGCGTAGCGCCAAAGCGAATGATCACCGACAAGCTGCGATCTTACGCCGCCGCAAAACGCCAGATCATGCCAACCCTCGAGCATCGTTCCCACAAAGGATTAAACAATCGAGCGGAGAATTCGCATCTGCCGCTGCGAAAACGAGAACGGGTGATGCAAACATTTCGATCATCGGGAAGCCTTCAACGCTTCCTTTCAGCTTTCTCGGCGGTCCGCAATCTCTTCGTCCCGCCTCGGACAAAACGCACCGCCCTTGCACTCCACCTGCATCGCATGAGCGCGCTTGCACACTGGAAGTCCGTCACCGCTATTACCGCCTGA
- a CDS encoding TetR/AcrR family transcriptional regulator, translated as MKVSREQMAENRRRILDVAGRLFRDKGFDAVSVAELMNAAGLTHGGFYGHFSSKDDLIAHTLAHVLAADEGGGGDLRAYVDSYLSPRHRDNAAGGCPTAGLAAAIRHQNPAARSAMTEGLRSQIDRIGKALPELDAADRRRVAIGSFAAMVGAVILARAIDDPALSDEVLEQTRSWIDTGISQVSAS; from the coding sequence ATGAAGGTCAGTCGAGAGCAGATGGCGGAGAACCGCCGCCGGATTCTGGACGTTGCCGGTCGGCTGTTTCGCGACAAGGGGTTCGACGCGGTCAGCGTGGCGGAATTGATGAATGCCGCCGGGCTCACCCACGGCGGCTTCTATGGCCATTTCAGTTCGAAGGACGATTTGATCGCGCACACCCTTGCCCACGTCCTCGCTGCGGACGAGGGCGGAGGGGGAGATTTGCGCGCGTATGTTGATTCCTATCTCTCGCCTCGCCATCGTGACAACGCCGCCGGTGGTTGCCCGACGGCGGGCTTGGCCGCGGCCATCCGCCACCAGAACCCCGCTGCACGCTCGGCCATGACCGAAGGCCTTCGATCGCAGATCGACCGTATCGGCAAGGCGCTCCCGGAGTTGGATGCGGCCGACAGACGACGGGTGGCGATCGGAAGCTTTGCGGCGATGGTGGGGGCAGTGATCCTTGCACGGGCGATCGACGATCCCGCGCTTTCGGATGAGGTGTTGGAACAGACACGTTCCTGGATCGATACCGGCATCAGCCAGGTGTCTGCAAGCTAG
- a CDS encoding SDR family NAD(P)-dependent oxidoreductase → MTTIPSVLITGASTGIGASYAERFARRGHDLVLVARDVARMEALASRLRQENGVAIDIIQADLTQPSDLAAVETRLHDDARIGILVNNAGTAIGGSFIEQSTDVVARLVALNTTALLRLASAIAPRLAKAGEGAIVNIGSVVGLAPEFGMTVYGATKAFVLFLSQGLSLELAPKGVYVQAVLPATTRTEIWEHVGADVNTLSNVMEVGDLVDAALVGFDRREPVTIPPLPDAGQWDALEAARQAMLPNYGNEHPAKRYRTAA, encoded by the coding sequence ATGACCACCATTCCGTCAGTTCTCATCACCGGCGCCTCCACCGGCATCGGCGCCTCCTATGCCGAGCGCTTCGCGCGCCGCGGACACGACCTCGTGCTGGTTGCCCGTGACGTGGCACGAATGGAGGCTTTGGCCTCCCGTCTGCGTCAGGAAAATGGCGTGGCGATCGACATCATCCAGGCTGATCTTACGCAGCCTTCCGACCTTGCGGCGGTAGAGACGAGGCTGCACGATGACGCCCGCATCGGGATCCTCGTCAACAATGCCGGAACGGCCATTGGCGGAAGCTTCATCGAGCAGAGCACCGATGTCGTCGCGCGGCTCGTTGCGCTCAACACAACCGCACTTCTACGGCTTGCCAGTGCCATCGCCCCGCGACTTGCGAAGGCCGGCGAAGGAGCGATTGTCAACATCGGGTCCGTGGTCGGCCTGGCGCCGGAGTTCGGCATGACGGTCTATGGCGCGACCAAGGCCTTCGTGCTGTTTCTGTCGCAAGGGCTCAGCCTCGAGCTCGCGCCAAAGGGTGTCTACGTCCAGGCCGTGCTTCCCGCCACGACGCGAACCGAGATATGGGAGCACGTCGGCGCCGACGTCAACACGCTCTCCAACGTGATGGAGGTGGGCGATCTGGTTGATGCGGCTCTGGTTGGCTTCGACCGCCGCGAACCGGTAACCATCCCCCCGCTTCCCGATGCCGGGCAATGGGACGCGCTCGAGGCAGCGCGCCAGGCAATGCTTCCAAACTACGGGAACGAACATCCGGCCAAGCGGTATCGCACGGCCGCCTGA
- a CDS encoding alkene reductase codes for MTKTLFEPYTLGSLTLSNRIIMAPLTRNRAGPGFVPGDLTAEYYGQRASAGLLISEATQISQQGQGYQDTPGIYSQAQIEGWRKVTSAVHAKGGRIFVQLWHVGRVSHIDLQENGAAPVAPSAIRAKTKTFVNDGFIDVSEPRALKLHELPGIVDDFRKAAANAVAAGFDGVEVHGANGYLLDQFAKDGANVRTDAYGGSIENRARLMLEITAAVVEEIGAERTGIRISPVSPANGVSSSDAQAQFDYIVDQLDALGIVYIHVVEGATGGPRDATPFDFGSLRRRFGNTYIANNGYDLELATSHLTEDKADLFAFGRPFIGNPDLVERLQTGAPLAQINPATIYGGGAAGYTDYPAIAAASRR; via the coding sequence ATGACAAAAACTCTGTTTGAGCCCTATACTCTCGGCTCGCTGACCCTCTCCAATCGAATAATCATGGCGCCCTTGACGCGCAATCGCGCTGGCCCGGGCTTCGTTCCAGGCGATCTCACCGCAGAATATTACGGCCAGCGCGCGTCGGCCGGCCTGCTGATTTCGGAGGCCACGCAGATCTCGCAGCAGGGACAGGGATACCAGGACACGCCCGGCATCTATTCCCAGGCCCAGATCGAGGGCTGGCGCAAGGTCACGTCCGCTGTGCACGCCAAGGGCGGGCGGATTTTCGTGCAGCTCTGGCATGTCGGCCGTGTCAGCCACATCGACCTTCAGGAAAACGGCGCAGCACCGGTTGCGCCGTCTGCAATCCGGGCCAAAACCAAGACGTTTGTCAACGATGGCTTCATCGACGTCTCGGAGCCGCGTGCACTCAAACTGCATGAACTGCCGGGCATCGTGGACGACTTCCGCAAAGCAGCTGCAAACGCCGTTGCGGCGGGATTCGATGGCGTGGAAGTCCATGGCGCCAACGGCTACCTGCTCGACCAGTTTGCCAAGGACGGCGCCAACGTCCGGACGGACGCGTATGGCGGATCGATCGAGAACCGGGCCCGGCTGATGCTGGAGATTACGGCTGCAGTGGTCGAGGAGATCGGCGCCGAGCGCACCGGAATCCGGATTTCGCCCGTCTCGCCCGCCAATGGCGTTTCGAGCAGTGACGCTCAAGCGCAGTTTGACTACATCGTCGATCAACTCGACGCCTTGGGCATCGTCTACATTCATGTCGTCGAGGGCGCCACGGGCGGACCGCGCGATGCCACGCCGTTCGACTTCGGATCGCTCCGCCGCCGCTTCGGCAACACCTATATTGCCAACAACGGCTACGATCTCGAGCTTGCGACGTCGCACCTCACCGAGGATAAGGCGGATCTTTTCGCCTTCGGTCGGCCGTTTATCGGCAATCCCGACCTGGTGGAGCGACTGCAAACCGGCGCGCCGCTGGCGCAGATCAATCCTGCCACGATCTATGGCGGGGGCGCCGCGGGCTATACGGATTATCCCGCCATCGCAGCCGCAAGCCGCCGCTGA
- a CDS encoding cold-shock protein, translating into MATGTVKWFNSTKGFGFIQPDDGGTDVFVHISAVERAGLRGLNDGQKINYEMVRDKKSGKMSADQLSTD; encoded by the coding sequence ATGGCTACTGGCACTGTTAAATGGTTCAATTCGACCAAAGGTTTTGGCTTCATTCAGCCGGATGATGGCGGTACGGATGTTTTCGTCCATATCTCTGCCGTAGAGCGGGCCGGACTACGCGGGCTCAATGACGGTCAGAAAATCAACTACGAAATGGTGCGGGACAAGAAATCGGGCAAAATGTCGGCCGATCAGTTGAGCACCGATTAA
- a CDS encoding DUF1326 domain-containing protein — MADIKWTLVGREFVHCNCAYGCPCQFNALPTHGNCCAVVGIEIDEGHHGNTKLDGLRCSMIVAWPGAIHQGKGEFVPIVDERASPEQREALLRIMSGLDTEPGATFFQVFSTTYEKFHDPVFARIDFEVDVNDRTARLVVPGWIDAHGEPILNPVTGKQHRARINLPHGFEYVTSEIGRGWAETQGGLKLSIPDSHAHFAQLHITETGVVH, encoded by the coding sequence ATGGCTGATATCAAATGGACGCTCGTGGGACGCGAATTCGTTCATTGCAACTGCGCCTATGGTTGCCCATGCCAGTTCAACGCTTTGCCCACGCATGGAAACTGCTGTGCTGTGGTGGGTATAGAAATTGACGAAGGCCATCACGGAAACACAAAGCTCGACGGGCTTAGATGCAGTATGATCGTGGCCTGGCCAGGAGCCATCCACCAGGGCAAAGGCGAATTTGTTCCCATCGTGGATGAGCGCGCTTCTCCGGAGCAGCGCGAGGCGCTACTCCGCATCATGAGCGGACTGGATACCGAACCCGGTGCAACGTTCTTTCAGGTTTTCTCGACGACCTACGAGAAATTCCACGATCCCGTCTTTGCAAGGATAGATTTCGAAGTCGACGTAAATGATCGCACCGCCCGTTTGGTTGTCCCGGGGTGGATCGATGCGCACGGAGAACCGATCCTTAATCCAGTCACCGGAAAACAGCACCGCGCACGCATTAACCTGCCGCACGGTTTCGAATATGTGACCAGCGAAATCGGGCGGGGATGGGCAGAGACGCAAGGTGGGTTGAAGCTATCCATTCCAGATTCGCACGCCCATTTTGCCCAATTGCACATCACCGAGACTGGCGTCGTCCACTAA